Below is a window of Brachyspira hampsonii DNA.
TTGTTAAGAGTATCCAATAAAAGAATTTTATTTTTTCCATTTTCTGTGTATATTTTTTGAGTACATCCCAAATGTTGAAAATCAGGATTATTAATAAGCAGTCCTGTTTCTGAATCAAAATCTACTTCCAAATTATCTTTTAAAAGTAAAGTATAATGTGCTATACCGCCTCTTCCTGCAGAACTTGTATATTTGCCTGAAAGCATTAATTCTTCTTCGCCGTCATTATTGATATCACATAAGAAGAAAGATACGCTATGCAAAGGATAATACATGTTGCTAGCTATATAAGATGAATATTGTTCTATATCAAAGCTGCCTGAATCTATAAATTTGGAGTCTTTAGTATAATCTTTCAAATCATTTGTAGAAATCGAATTAATTTCAGCAGATTTTACTTTATCTATATCTCCAAGTCTGAAATTATAATTTTTTATTTCTTTAAATGAAGCATATAAATTATCTTTTATGAACTCAGGATTATAATAATGCATATTTACTAATCCGTTCATAGTGCTTTCAATTAAAAATGTATTCTTTTTAAACTCAAGTAGATTAAGCTTATTCCAACCGTCATAACAATAAACGGCATTAATATTGTAATAATTTTGATAATATTCTAAATAGTCTTCTATATCATCATTAGATAATCTATTATTTACATAAGTTTTTATATATTTGTTCATTATATTTGTATTTACTATTTCTTCTGCTATTTCTACTGAAGATAAACTGGCTGTACCTTGCAATTCAATTGAAGTTAAAGAATAATTATTTTCATTGAATAAATCTATATATCCATTATCTTTTACAATGTATTTATAGAAATTATCTTTATAAGCATCAGCAGCTAATTTTTCTGCTCTTAAAGAATCAGGAGCTTCTATTATATAATTAATTAAATTCATCTTTTGTATATAAGTATTCTCATTATCATTTTTTCTCATCATCATAGCAATATTACTTCCGCCTGCTTTTTTCCATTCTGTTAAATATTTTTTCTCTTCTTCAAAATAATAAAGCGAATCGCAGGCAAAATGAGATAAGAATAATGCTAAATAAACATCAGCATCTTTTTTATTTAATTTTAATAATTCTTCTCTTGCTTTTTTTAATGCTAAATTTTGATCAACATATAAATATCCAACAGTATCATAATCTGTAACTTCACTATATATACCCCAATTACCCCAGCTTATTAAGAATTCTAAATCTAATGCAGCATAATTAACATTTGATATAAACTCTATAGAATATTTTTTTCTTTCATCATCATTTGCAAATTTCCTATTAAGAAAATTAAAATTCCTTTTTGCATATTCATTATTTTCTCTTAAATTTTTAAGCTTCTCATCAAATTTAGCTTTATCTGCTCTAATGCCCTTATATACATATTTCATATCAAAGAATTCTTTTTGATTATTTGTCTGTTTGCTTTGATTAACTAAAGTATTAGTTTGAATATTTTGAGATTGCGATGTTTGATTAGTTTGAGTATTTTGTTCTGATTGATTAGTTTCTTTGTTTCCACCGCATGAAATTACAGCAATAACTAAAATAAATGCTGCAATTATAGAAATAAAATTTTTCATATTGTACCCTCTGTATGTATTGTTGTTTTCGCATTATAAATTAGAATAATTAAAATTTCAATTGGAAATATTGTTACAATAAAAAAGTGCATACATATAAAAAATATGCATGCACTTAAAAAATTATTCCATCTAATTATAATTTTTTTATTTCTTACATAGTTTATAAAAAACTTGTTCACTAACAATATCTATCAAGTGAACTTGATAGATGTTCACAAGTTTTTTATTTCTTCTATACTTAATCCTGTTATTTTGCTTATAATATTAATGTCTATATTTTCTTTTTTCATATTTTTAGCTGTTAATATTTGATTTTCTTTAATACCTTCTTCTTTTCCTTTTTTAATACCTTCTTCAATACCTAATCTTCTTTCTTCATCAAGCATTATTTGATTACCATATAAATAAGCCTCTTTATTCTCATATTCCATCATCATCAATCTGCTTTTTACAAAATTATTATATTTTTTTTGTACTTCTTCCATTATAGGTTTTTCTTTTACTATTTCAGACATAGAAGCCTCCAAATTTTTGCTTGTAAACATTTTTAACCAACAATTTAAATCTTTAGTTAATATGTTTTTCTTAAACTTTTTTAATTCTATTATATGTATCTGCAAATGGTCTGTGAGAAGTTTTTTGTTATTCATCTCGTAAAGCATATAGCAGGAATGTATATTGTTTGTTTTGTCTAAATTGAAATTGAGTAAATTAATGCTTATTACAGGTGTAAGTTCATCATATCTTTCTCCATGCTTTAATAATTTACTATAATTTGCTGCCCAATAATAAAGTATTCTTTCTGGAAACCTTGAATTACCTTGAAGCTGAATTTCTATAATAACAACTGAGCCATTCTGGGTAATACATTTTACATCGACTATAGTTTCTTTTAGATTTCTATTTTTCTTTAAATTAAATGGGGTTAATATTTCTACTGCTTTAAAAGTTTTCATTCTAGAATCAAGCATTATAGAATTAATAAAATCTAAAAGTATAGATTCGCTGCTTCCTTTGTCAGTAAAAAGGTATCGTATAAAATAATCGTTCAAAGGATTGAAATATTTTATTTTTTTTATATTTGTATTATTTTTCATGAATATATTATACTAAAATAACTATAAATTGTCAAAATTTGAAAAATTGTGAATAAAAAAAGTGCATACATATAAAAAATATGCATACACTTTGTATTTTATTGTTTTTTATATTTATATAGTAAGATAGTATTCTAAATTGTCAGGATTATTTAAATGATGAAGTGCTGCTTTGTCATCTTTTTCTATAACAATATCCATAGCTGTTTTTCCTTCTTTGTTTTTAATGTTATAATCAGCACCCATATTTATAAGAACTCCTAACATACCATAACTTAAAATAAAATTTTGTACGGAAACTATTAATGGAGTATCTCCGTTATTATTTTTTTTATTTACATCAGCACCATTTTTTATCAAATAATAACAAATATCTGATCCAAATTTCACTTTATCTACTAAATATGTTAAAGGAGTATCTCCTGTTGCTGAACATATAGCATTTAAATCCGGCTTCAAATCAATAATATCTTTAGCTAAACCAATATTACTATACTTCATTGCTATTATTAAAGGAGTATATCCATATCCGTCTTCTAAATTTATATCAGCACCTTTCTCTACTAAAAATTTAACCATTTCTTTATCATTTCTAGCAGCAGCTAAGCCAAGAGGCGTAATCTTATCATATTGTTTATTTAAATCAGTATCATCTTTTATAAGTTTTTCTAATGCTTTCATATCACCTTTAGATATAGCATTCATTAATTCATCATATCCGTCTATATTATTTGAATCTTCACTTAATAATAATTTTTCTATTTCATAATATTTGCCGTCTTGTACTAATTTTATAGCTTCTTCTTTAGTAGTATTAGTATTAAGATTAAAAACATCATTATCTACTAATAATTTAGTTATATCATAATTATTATATGCATAAAGCATATAATCATCAGCTGAGTTTAAATTTGCTCCTTCATCAATTAAAAATTTAGCCATTTCTACATAGCCGTTTTCAGCAGCTACTTTCAAAGGAGAATCAACCCAAAAACCGTCAAAAAATATCTGAGCATCTATATCTTGTCCTATAGATAATAAATATTTAACCATTTCTATATTATTTTCTCGTACTGCTTCTGGAATTAAAGTTTCTTTTGAATCTCCTCTTTTTACAAGAAGTTTAAGTATATCAAGATTGTTGTTGCCAATAGCAATATCTGTCAAATAAGTAGAATATTCATAACCATAATCTCTATTTTTATCAAGTCCTTTATCAATTAAGATTTTAGTCATTTCAGGATTATTATTTCTAACAGCATAGTAAAGCATATCAAGGCCGCCTTCTGTTTCTGTTTCCATATCGTTTGCTCTGGCATTAACATCAGCACCTTCTTTTATAAGCTCTTTTGCTAAATCATTGTATCCGAATTGTACTGCCAAAAATAAAGGAGTAGAATCTTTATATATGTATTTATCACCAAAATTTGTCGTTTCAGTAATTTTTCCTTCTAGTCCTTCCTCTGATATTAGTTTTGATATTTCGTATATTGGTGCTTTATATTTATGTTCATTAAGTATTTCATCTATTTTTTTATATCCTGTAGGCATAGGGTCTAATTCTGTGCCTTGAATATATTCATTAGTATATTTAGTTGTATCAATGCTAATATTGATATTTGTATTATTATTTTGATTTGTAGTTGTTGGATTAACATATACTTTATTAGTTTCTGTTTGATTAGTTTGTGTATTTTCTGCTATTTCTTTGTTTCCGCCTCCGCATGAAATTATAGAGATCATTAAAACAAAAATAGAAATAATAGAAATAAAATTTTTCATATTTTTACCCTCTGTATGTATTATTATTTTTTATAATAAATTAAAATAATTAAAATTTCAATTATTTATTATAAAATAAATATTTTTGACAAATATTGTATTTTTTTATATAATAGAAAATATTAAAATATTTATTTTTAATAATCAATATGTTTTTTGAAATAGCTGTTAGGTTATCAATTTATTATAATCTATATTTTTATTAAAATATTATTTACACAATAGGATTTTTATGAATATATCAATACTGCTTTCTTCTATAATAATTATTCTTTGTATAATAGTGAGTAAAATTTCAACTAAGGTTGGAGTGCCGTCTCTTTTGCTTTTTCTAGTTTTGGGTATGATATTTGGTACTGACGGGCTTTTAAAAATAGAGTTCGACGATTATAGAGTTGCTGAACAATTATGTACTATAACATTGATATTCATAATGTTTTACGGCGGATTTGGTACAAATTGGAAAGCTGCAAAACCTGTTGCAAACAAGGCATTTCTTTTATCTTTTATAGGTACATTTATAACATCTATGATAACAGGTGCTTTATGTCATTATATTCTTAAATTTGGTTTTTTTGAAAGTTTTTTAATAGGTTCTGTTATAGGCTCAACAGATGCCGCTTCTGTATTCTCAATACTTCGTTCTAGAAATTTAAACCTTAAAGATGGTCTTGCTTCATTATTAGAGCTTGAAAGCGGAAGTAATGACCCTATGTCATATATGCTTACAGTTATATTTCTCGGACTTATAGGAAAAACTTTAACTAGTCCTCTTTCTATTTTGTATATGGTTTTTGCCCAGATAGTTTTTGCCTTGATAGTTGCAGCATTAGTATCATTTTTAGCTTATAATATGCTTAGGAAATTTAGATTTCCTGTAAACGGATTAGATACTATATTCACATTAGCGGTGGCACTTCTTTCATATTCTCTTTCTTCTATTATAGGCGGAAACGGGTATTTAACAGTTTATATAGTAGGAATAGTATTAGGAAATAGCAATATTAAGAATAAAGTTACTTTGGTTCATTTCTTTGACGGAGTTACAGGACTTATGCAGATGGTTCTATTTTTCTTGTTAGGACTTTTATCATTTCCTTCAAGAATATTCAATGTGGCTCCTACAGCTGTATATGTAGCGTTATTTGTGACATTTGTAGCAAGACCAATTGCCGTATTTTCTATATTAACACCATTTAAAATTTCATTTAAAAAACAGATTCTTGTTATGTGGGCTGGACTTAGAGGGGCAGCTTCTATTGTATTTGCAATATTTGTAATAGTTAATAATAATTCTATAAGCTATGATATATTTCACATAGTATTTGTACTAGCAATTTTATCTGTACTGCTTCAAGGTACGCTCCTTCCTTTCATAGCCAAAAAGCTGGATCTTGTAGATTCTGGAGAAAATGTACTTAAAACTTTCAATGACTATGTAGATGATTCGGATATGGAGCTTATACAGGTAAAAATACCAAATAATCACCATTGGATTGGAAGACCTATTATGGAAATAGAGCTTCCGGAAGATTCGATTATAGTAACAATAGAAAGGGGAGGGGACACTATTATTCCTCATGGAAATACAGTTATTGAAAAAGGGGATATTGTCATACTTAATGCTAAAAGAACAAAATATTATGATATGAGTTTAAGAGAAATAAATATTAACAGTAATCACCCTTGGAAAAACAAGGAATTAAAGGATTTAAATCTTCCTAAAAATAATTTGGTAGTTATGATAAAAAGAGAAGGTGGAAGTGTTATTCCTAGGGGAAATACAGTTATTAAAGATAAGGATGTCGTTTTAATTAAAGATGTATAAATTTTTCATTTTATTTTTTACCATACTATGTATGAATGGTTATAATATATAGTATTTTTCATAAATAATCTCCCACTTTTATTTAGCTTTATTTTTATTAAAGCTAAATAAAAGTGACTTTTTTTATTTAGCTATAGAATAATTATACAGTCTTAAATAATCTAGAAATCTAATATAACAGATTTATTTCTTCCTGTTTCTTTTGCACTATATAGTGATTGATCCGCTTTATTTATAAATGTTCTTAATGATGTATCTTTTTCTTTTATTGCTCCGCCTAAAGAAGCTGTTGCTTTAAGGGAATACTCTTCAGTAGAAAAATCAGTTTCTGTAATAAAGTTTCTTATTTTTTCCATAGCTTTAAAAAGATCATTTTTATCTTGTATATCAAATACAACAATAAATTCTTCTCCTCCATATCTTGCAAGTACAGATTTATTCTCTATGCTTTTTAAAGAATCCTTCATTGCTTTTGATGCTAATTTTAATACATGATCACCTACATTATGACCATAAGTATCATTGTAGTGTTTGAATTTATCTAAATCTATTATTACTATAGAATATATTTCATCTGAAGTTTCTTTTTCTTGCAGATATTTAATAATATATCCTCTATTGTATAGCCCTGTAAGTTTATCTCTGTTCGCTAAAAATGACAATTTTTCGCTATATAATATTATTGAAAGATAATTAATAAGTATTAATATATCATTTTTATTTTTATCCGTATTTATTATTATAGAACCGAATTTGTTTCCTCTGGCAGATAAAATATATTCTCTATTATTTTCTTTTTCATTTATGACCAATTTATTTTCCGATACATACCATAATCTTGATTCGGCAGTATTATCTTTATGAAAATATATTGCAAAACTTTTTATAAAATCTTTAGAACTAGCTTCAAAAGTTTTTATTATTCCGTCTACAGAAAATGGTTCTGGTATTTCATTTAATATGTTTATTACTTTGATAATATCATTCATAATAAAAATATTATACAAAAATAAATATAATTGTAAATAGTAATATAATAAAAATATATAAATTTAAAAAAATAGAAGGACTCTTGAAAGAATCCCTCTAATTAGTTTTAATATTAATAGTTTTTATCTTCTTCCTCTTAGGAATTTCTTTATAGGTATAAAATCAGCAGGATTAAGTGCCACGCCATTTCTTCTAACTTCAAAATGTAAATGACTTCCTGTAGATCTTCCTGTACTTCCCATTCTTCCTATCATAACACCAACACCTACAGTAGCACCTGCTCTTGTAGTTATAGAGTTAAGGTGTCCGTAATATGTTGTATATCCTTTATCATGACGAACTATTACCAAGTTACCATAACCGCCGCTGTATCCTGCAAATATTACTTTTCCTTTTCTGGCGGCATATACAGGGGTATTAAGTCTTCCCGGTATATCAACACCCATATGTTTAGTTCTAACTCCTGTAATAGGGTGAACTCTATATCCGAATACACTGCTTATTCTAGTGATGGTTGTAGGAAGGCTAAACATTTGTCCGAATTTATCTATTCTTTCATCTAAAGTATATTTAGCTCCCGGTAAAAATATATCTTCTCCCACTTTAATATCATTAGGATTGCTTATTTTATTAAAGGAAAGAACTCTATTTAATGATACATCATATCTTTCAGCAATATCTTCTAGAGATTCATCTTTTTTTATTGTATATAATAATCCGTTACGATTAGGTATAACAATTTTTTGTCCGGGTCTTAATCTATTTGCATTGCTTATTTTATTTACACTTACTAATGTATCCAAATTAGCACCTATTTTTCTTGATATTGTTGTTAGATTGTCTCCTTCTTCTATGATATATTCATCATATTTCATCCCTATAGTGCCGTCTCCGACTAAAGTGTTATCTGAGGTTATAGAGTTGTAAAATATATCTGTAGCATTTTCTAGGGTTACTGCTGATGTTACAGTAGGAACTTCAGATATACTTGAAGTATTATAACTTACTTCTTCAGGAGATATTTCATCTAATACTTTAGAATATGCTGCACTAGTAGGCATTTTATCTTTAGGAAGAATTGCCGCATTGGAAGTATGGCGTATATTCATTATTAAAAAGTTAGATAAAATCATAAATAATGATAGCGATGCTGCAGCTAATGAAAATTTTTTGATTATTGATATGAAAATATTATTTTTTTTACCTGTATATCTTGTAGAATGAACATAAGTTGTTCTTATTCTTTGAATACTATTTGATTTAGTAAATTGAGATTTGATTTTAAATAATATATCTTCTATATGCGAAAAAATATTATTATTTTTGCGAATTTTGGTGTACTTAAATTTGTTATTTTTCATATTGTTACTGTTAAATTAATACTTATTTTATTACTAATAAATAATCCATTTTAATATACAAATATTTTATAGTATTGTCAAGTATATAATTCTTTTTAATTAAATTTTTTTGTTAATTATATAATCGGCAATCTCATTGAACGAATTTAAATAATAATTGTTATTTAATTCTAACAAAATATTTTTATCTGTTATTCCGTATAAGACTAACAAACATTTTATACTTGAATTACATGCGAATTCATAATCCGGTATTCCGTCTCCAATCATAACTGTTTCATCTTCTATTAAATTATAATCTTTTTTCAAACTGTACCATATATTTACATCAGGTTTTCTGTATGAATAAATACCGTCTCCTATAACTGCTTTGAAATATTTTAGTATATTTAGTTTTTCTACAGTTTTTATAGCCATTTTATTAGGTTTATTGCTTATAACAAACATATTAATATTATGATTGTATAATAATTCTAAAGTTTCATAAACTCCATTATATGCTTTAGTACTGTCTACACAATGTTCTTCATAGTATTTTATATAGTATTTATATACTTCTTCTTCGATTTTCTCATTATGACTGTATTTATTAACAGCTCTTTTGATAAGAAGTTTTGCTCCGTTTCCAACAAACTTATGAGTATCTTCAATTGATATTGTTTTTAAGTTAAAATGTTTTAATGAAGCATTAACACAATTATATATGTCTGATATAGAATCTGCTAAAGTTCCGTCTAAATCGAATATTATATTTTTTATCATAATTAATCAGCTATTTTTTAACATTTCCCTGTTTTGTATTTTTTTTATTTCTCTAACAGTATTATTTCTAAGTTCTTTTAATTCTCTTTTCAATCTTCTTTTTTGATATGATTCTAATCTGTCTATAAATGATATGCCGTTTGTATGATCTATTTCATGCTGAAGTACTTTAGCTATGTAATTTTCAGCATCAAGTATCTGTTCATTGCCTTCTTTGTCCAAATATTTTACTTTAATTTGAGTATATCTTGCAACATCATCTCTTATTTCAGGAAATGAAAGGCATCCTTCCTCTAAAATTTCTTTTTCTTCTCCATGCCATATTATTTCCGGATTTATTAAAGCCAATTTAAAATCAGGCTTTGTTTCATCATCAAAATCAGGTACAGATATAACTATAAGTCTTTTTAATATTCCTACCTGAACCGCAGCAAGTCCGACCCCTTTCTCTTTATACATAGTTTCAAACATATCATCTATTAAAGTGAGTATTTCATCATCTATTTTTTCTATTTTTTCTGATACTTTCTGCAGTCTTTCATCTCCGTATATTACTAATTTTCTTAGCATATTATCTCCCAAAATTATATATATTTATAAAATAAAGATATTATTTACAATTATTATTAATTAATATTAAATCTAATATATAATATTAAATTTTTTATTTATAGTCAAGTGATTTTTTAGTTTACATAATTTTTTTGTTAATTACGGTTTAAAATTATAAAATTCCTTTGACAAATGATTTTTTTGTAGTAGAATAAACTTTATGATGAGAGTTGCTTATTTTGATTTGGATAAAACTATATTAAATAAAGATTCTATATTTCCATTTATGATGTTCTATTTGAAAAAGAATCCTTCAAGTATAATGCATTATATGGCTTTGATACCTTATTTTTTATTATTTTGTTTAAAAATAATAGATAATCAAAGTATTAAGTACAGAATAGCTCATATATTCAAAAATATAGATATAGAATTCGGAGATAAAATAGGTAAAGAGTTTGCTGATGAAATTGTACCAAAATTATACTATAAAGATGCTTTAGATGAAATAAAAAAATTAAAAAATAATGGATATACATTAATTATGGTTACAGCAAGTTTTGAAATTTATGCTAAGTATATAGCATCAAATTTAGGCTTTGACAGATGTATGGGTACTGAATTATGGACTTTCAGGGGAAAATATACAGGATATATGTACGGTAAGAATTGTTATGGTGCTGCCAAAAGATACAGATTATTCACTGAGCATTTTTTCCCGCATCATAGCAATAAAAATATAGCGTATAGTGATTCTATAAGTGATTTACCTCTTTTTAATTTTGCCGACACTAAAGTATGCGTTAATCCTGATAAGAGATTAAAAGAGTATGCTTTAAAAAATAAAGATAAAGGTTTTACTATAGTTAATTGGAGATAGTATGCTTGAAAATATTAACAATATCTATGATAATGCGGCAGTAGATGAGGATATTAAAGATATCATAAAAGAAAATAATGATGTTATTGCAGAAAAAATTAACAATCTTATAGATATAAATGATATTTCTTATGCCAAAAAATTAGCTTTAGAATTAATAAAAAAAGATAATAAATACAAATACGGATATTTAGTTTTAATTGATATTTACTATGAAGAAAATGATTTCAAGTCTGTAATAGAACTTATTAATAATGCTCTTAATTTTATAAAAGATGATAAGGATTTGCTTGAAAATAAGATAGAGGCCCTTATAAGTACTTATGAATATGAAGAAGCTAAGAATGTAATAGAAAAGCTAATATCTTTAGGTAATGCTGATTCAAGTGTTTACGGACAGTATGGAATTTTACTTTCTATGGAAGGAAAACATAATGATGCTATAGAAAAATATAAAAAAGCCATATCAATAGATAATGAAGATGTTTTATCTATGATTAATATGTCTGTAGCTTATAGGGCATTATATAAATATGATGATGCTTTGAATATTTTAGACAGGGCATTAACTATAAATAAAAATGACCAAAATATTATAAACAGAATAAATAATATAAAATATTTAATAAATAATTCAAAGTTTGAAATAGGAAAATTAACAGCAATACAGGCTAATCCTGACAGATTTAATTTGATGGTTCCTGAGACTTTTAATGCCTCTATAGACGGAGCAGTATTAAAAATAGAAAGTCCTGATAATAGAATATCAATAATAATCAGCTATAGTGATAAAAAATATGATGAAGCTGCTATAAGAGAGCTTTTTGACGGATTTAGAAGCAGGAGAGGGGAGCTTTACTCTATAATTACTCCTATATCCATAAAACAAAGAGAAGAATATAATGATTTATTTGCAGAGTATATATTCATTTCAAAGATAAATAATAATGATTTCTTTAATGCCATAGCGGTAGTTGGTAAGGTAGAAGAGTCTATAATACTTACAATATCATCAACTGTTACAGTAAGCAGTCATTTAATATCATTTGCTAAAGAAGTTATGAATAGTTTGTATTTTAAGTAAAGTAGTATATAAAATTTTATCATAATTTAACATAATATAATCCTAAAAAATATTAAAGCAGTTTTTCATTAAACCGACAATATTTATAAGTATAATTTTATAATTTAGAGGTTATAACTATGAATATGTTTGCTGATACAACTTATGCTAAAACTATGACAGTAGCAAAAAAGCTTTTAAATGTTTACGGACTTAGAGCTGAGGTTATAGCAGATAATATAGCAAATGTATCTACTCCAAATTTCAAAAGAAGCGATGTAACTTTTGAATATCAGCTTGCAAGAGCTTTAGATAGTGAAAATTATAATGGTATGGAAGCTAAAAGAACAGATTCAAGACATTTTCCTTTTAATATGCCTATGGATTATAAACAGGTTGCACCTACTATTACAGTAGATTATGATACTAGCTATAGAAATGATAAAAATAATGTTGATATAGATAAAGAAATGGCAGAAGAAGCTAAAAATACTTTAAGATATCAAATGTTTACGCAAATAGTAAATGCTCAGTATAGAGAAATAAGAAGAATGATAGGCAATGCTTAATTTGTACTGCTTAAATTCTTGAAGGAGTAACAGAAATGGGAATATTTTCAATTATTAATACATCAGGAAGCGGTTTAACTGCTCAAAGAACTAGACTTGATGTTATAGCAGATAATATAGCAAATGTTAATACAACACGCACAACAGAAGGCGGAGCTTTTAGAAGAAGCAGAGTAATATTCAAGCCTAGAGATGATGGCAACAAATACAGAAGTCCATTTTTACCAGAGGCTTTGCAGCCTAATGTTGGCACAGGCGTAAGGGTATTCAGCATAGAAAAGGATATGGAAACTGCAACTAGGTTTGTATATGATCCTTCTCACCCTGATGCTATTAAATACGGTGAAAAAGCCGGATATGTAGAAATGCCTAATGTTAACCCTGTTACAGAGATGGTTGATATGATGGAGGCTTCAAGAGCTTATGAGGCAAACTCTACTATGATTCAGTCTGCTAAAACTATGTTTGGAAGTGCTTTGAATATAATTAGATATTAATTTTTTATAATGGTAAGGATATTTTATGAATATTAATAGTGTAATGAACTCTTATAGTGCTAGTACAAAAACAGGAAATGTCGGCGATAATTACGGATTTATACTTAAAACTAGAGATCCAAGACATTACGGACCTGCTCAGCAGTTAAGAAGAAGTTCAAGCAATGATTTAATAAGTAATTTTGGTACAATGTTAAGCGATGCTATTGATGCTGTTAATCAGAAACAGGTTGACAGAGACAATATAATAGTTCAGGCTGGTATAAGACCGGATCAGGTTGATGTATCCGATGTGATGAATGCCATTGCTGAAGCTGAATTATCTCTTAGCTTTACAAAGGCTGTAATTGACAGAGCGGTTAGAGCTTATCAAGAAGTAACTACTTATAGATAATAAATTCATCAAATAAATTAGTAATAATGAACAATAATAAGCTGTTCTCCTTCAAAAAAGAGTTATTAAGGGCAAGCGTTTATGGTGTAATAGCCATAGCGTTTGCCAACTTAATTTTCTTTTCAATCTATAACAATAATCAAATATATATAACTATAATTTTAATAATACTTGAAATAATAACTCTAGTATTTTTATATATTGATGCCTCAAAT
It encodes the following:
- a CDS encoding HAD family hydrolase, with product MIKNIIFDLDGTLADSISDIYNCVNASLKHFNLKTISIEDTHKFVGNGAKLLIKRAVNKYSHNEKIEEEVYKYYIKYYEEHCVDSTKAYNGVYETLELLYNHNINMFVISNKPNKMAIKTVEKLNILKYFKAVIGDGIYSYRKPDVNIWYSLKKDYNLIEDETVMIGDGIPDYEFACNSSIKCLLVLYGITDKNILLELNNNYYLNSFNEIADYIINKKI
- the def gene encoding peptide deformylase, producing the protein MLRKLVIYGDERLQKVSEKIEKIDDEILTLIDDMFETMYKEKGVGLAAVQVGILKRLIVISVPDFDDETKPDFKLALINPEIIWHGEEKEILEEGCLSFPEIRDDVARYTQIKVKYLDKEGNEQILDAENYIAKVLQHEIDHTNGISFIDRLESYQKRRLKRELKELRNNTVREIKKIQNREMLKNS
- a CDS encoding HAD family hydrolase translates to MMRVAYFDLDKTILNKDSIFPFMMFYLKKNPSSIMHYMALIPYFLLFCLKIIDNQSIKYRIAHIFKNIDIEFGDKIGKEFADEIVPKLYYKDALDEIKKLKNNGYTLIMVTASFEIYAKYIASNLGFDRCMGTELWTFRGKYTGYMYGKNCYGAAKRYRLFTEHFFPHHSNKNIAYSDSISDLPLFNFADTKVCVNPDKRLKEYALKNKDKGFTIVNWR
- a CDS encoding tetratricopeptide repeat protein; translation: MLENINNIYDNAAVDEDIKDIIKENNDVIAEKINNLIDINDISYAKKLALELIKKDNKYKYGYLVLIDIYYEENDFKSVIELINNALNFIKDDKDLLENKIEALISTYEYEEAKNVIEKLISLGNADSSVYGQYGILLSMEGKHNDAIEKYKKAISIDNEDVLSMINMSVAYRALYKYDDALNILDRALTINKNDQNIINRINNIKYLINNSKFEIGKLTAIQANPDRFNLMVPETFNASIDGAVLKIESPDNRISIIISYSDKKYDEAAIRELFDGFRSRRGELYSIITPISIKQREEYNDLFAEYIFISKINNNDFFNAIAVVGKVEESIILTISSTVTVSSHLISFAKEVMNSLYFK
- the flgB gene encoding flagellar basal body rod protein FlgB gives rise to the protein MNMFADTTYAKTMTVAKKLLNVYGLRAEVIADNIANVSTPNFKRSDVTFEYQLARALDSENYNGMEAKRTDSRHFPFNMPMDYKQVAPTITVDYDTSYRNDKNNVDIDKEMAEEAKNTLRYQMFTQIVNAQYREIRRMIGNA
- the flgC gene encoding flagellar basal body rod protein FlgC, encoding MGIFSIINTSGSGLTAQRTRLDVIADNIANVNTTRTTEGGAFRRSRVIFKPRDDGNKYRSPFLPEALQPNVGTGVRVFSIEKDMETATRFVYDPSHPDAIKYGEKAGYVEMPNVNPVTEMVDMMEASRAYEANSTMIQSAKTMFGSALNIIRY
- the fliE gene encoding flagellar hook-basal body complex protein FliE gives rise to the protein MNINSVMNSYSASTKTGNVGDNYGFILKTRDPRHYGPAQQLRRSSSNDLISNFGTMLSDAIDAVNQKQVDRDNIIVQAGIRPDQVDVSDVMNAIAEAELSLSFTKAVIDRAVRAYQEVTTYR